The following proteins come from a genomic window of Bartonella apihabitans:
- a CDS encoding DUF1344 domain-containing protein: MRKLVFAGILATYLFPALAFADDVKGTITAINQDNNTIELDNGKTYSLPGEFDYSVLSEGMKVIVFYDTEGNNRYITDIEPQES, from the coding sequence ATGAGAAAACTGGTTTTTGCGGGGATACTAGCAACATATCTTTTCCCAGCCTTAGCTTTTGCCGATGACGTCAAAGGAACGATAACAGCTATCAATCAGGATAATAATACAATCGAACTCGACAATGGAAAAACTTACAGTTTGCCGGGTGAATTCGATTATTCTGTTTTGAGTGAGGGTATGAAAGTCATCGTGTTTTATGACACTGAAGGGAATAATCGCTACATTACCGATATCGAGCCACAAGAAAGTTGA
- a CDS encoding histidine phosphatase family protein, with protein sequence MSKRPLIYFSRHGQTDWNITKRIQGQIDRDITEYGRQQAARNGRLLKELLGDAKGFDFVASPLRRTRETMEIIRGEMGLDIRGYRTDPQLMEMHFGDWQGTTEDDIAKVHPELIAARVADKWNFLPPGEKAESYAMLAKRVKDWVEKVEGNTVCVTHGGCLRSIMHIYGGLSEAEAANFMVDQDRILRFDENGLEWL encoded by the coding sequence CAAGCGTCCGCTTATTTATTTTTCCCGTCACGGTCAGACGGATTGGAATATTACCAAACGTATACAAGGCCAGATAGATCGCGATATTACAGAATATGGGCGTCAGCAAGCTGCCCGTAATGGCCGTTTGTTAAAAGAGCTGTTGGGCGATGCCAAAGGCTTTGATTTTGTTGCAAGTCCTTTGCGTAGAACACGCGAAACGATGGAAATTATTCGCGGTGAAATGGGGCTCGATATTCGCGGCTATCGCACCGATCCGCAATTAATGGAGATGCATTTCGGCGACTGGCAGGGAACAACCGAGGATGATATTGCCAAAGTCCACCCTGAACTCATTGCTGCCCGTGTTGCCGACAAGTGGAATTTTTTGCCACCCGGTGAAAAGGCGGAAAGCTATGCCATGCTCGCCAAGCGTGTAAAAGACTGGGTCGAAAAGGTTGAAGGCAATACGGTCTGTGTCACCCATGGCGGGTGCCTGCGTTCAATTATGCATATTTACGGTGGATTGAGCGAAGCGGAAGCTGCAAACTTTATGGTCGATCAGGACCGTATTTTGCGATTTGATGAAAACGGACTGGAATGGCTTTAA